From the Glandiceps talaboti chromosome 10, keGlaTala1.1, whole genome shotgun sequence genome, one window contains:
- the LOC144440554 gene encoding laminin subunit gamma-1-like, protein MAATRTMAGSRSLHLAKFSFPSTLYLAKLFLIALLVQCSIAQQMSRSSCYDQQERPQRCIAEFVNAAYNVKIQSTNTCGRHRTAGRLDYYCLQTGVTGVTKSCHLCDAFDPKLRHPPDYMTDFHNDFNSSWWQSETMLDGIQYPDSVNLTLPLGKSFEVTYVRLKFHTSRPESFAIYKRTHQDGEWIPWQYYSGHCVHVYGVPNRGVVTINDETVALCTDEFSDISPLTGGNVAFSTLESRPSAYDFDNSPILQDWVTATDILVTLNRLNTFGDEVFRDANVLRSYYYAISDFAVGGRCKCNGHASECVRSTGENGEYQTVCRCEHNTAGPDCNECLPFFNDAPWMVATATDAHECQACNCNDLSDRCSFDQELYDRTGHGGHCVDCRLNTDGPNCERCKDDFYRTSPTAFCQPCYCNMTGSQTTQCDNAGICICKPGVTGEKCDRCKADFYDFSVTGCRPCACTIAGSFNNDPTCQPDTGICDCKRNVEGLNCDRCKPGYFNLQEDNEFGCSACFCFGHASVCTASTGYSEDYIEYDFSGDRAGWVGEGSRGEETELGWTIFTAAIGLQAPDIYPTYFIAPEEILGDQRYSYGRDLSFTFRVGSDDEIRLSSQDIIIEGSGYRISAPLTANGNPTPATPIQQYSFRLHQDSSYGWSPSLTAYEFQRMLTEITAIKIRGSYQDQGVGFLDDVSLATASRSVGAADEVNWVELCQCPEGYAGQHCESCAPGFRRETPTLGQYSRCIPCDCNGHSAACDVLTGACLCEHNTEGDNCERCKNGYYGNARNGEIDDCKPCPCPNQTACVQVFGGDVVCTDCDNGYTGTRCENCADGYYGDPHGEYGSPSPCRQCLCNGNIDSNAVGNCNGTTGECLKCIYNTGGFSCDECLPGFFGDAVADPKGQCQACDCLLVGSYGPECNSDSGMCECLPNVIGRNCSECEPGYWDIASGRGCRECNCNFMGSLNGECDITTGQCICQPGVTGEKCDECLANYYGFSDDGCTACNCDPQGSLSLQCNEDGDCVCKDGVHGMKCDMCEENKYNLALGCIPCPACYDLVQDAVDEHRKKLKDLKDLIDNIGTNPEAINDEDFEKRMKEVNDTINKLLEDAMMAAGNDTALLEHVQDIKDSIGGLQDQLGRIGDNVDDAQDSTDKAKEDIDDAEDAIKRAQDTLDDAERYLKNRGQDALDKAKEAASDLGDQAEEMHKLAKRAKETAAKQEAEAMEIEGVANEALNTSNEALKLAQAALDKQDDISDKIQMLQDKYNDAEDLAKEAMMVAQEAQERAAELLDEATSILTDANTPLPTINVAPILGNASDIVDEANRIKADAEQLIEDNRGLLEEVAQNSAEAQELLQDGKAAQQEADFLMARVNAAEAIAEAAISQGDKTVREATEMLETLKGFNELVEKSKGAAEEALLNIPEIERIIKEANDTANEANDAIKGAESDALDARDIAKDAETIAGEASDGAGQVKDDAEETLNDAQGLSDEAKQLMSDVGDTKDELNDLNNQADNDAQLAQEALMKANEAKRNAQEASDAVQKALDDVNKLLDDLANLDPIDLDRLVQLEQDLIDTNDTLQDAGIPQKVDDLRQAKMQQEEWIAEYTTALEDLRPAVDNIREIRDSLPNECYRQEKIENPP, encoded by the exons GTAAATCTTTTGAAGTGACATATGTGAGGTTAAAATTCCATACAAGTAGACCAGAAAGTTTTGCTATTTACAAGAGAACTCACCAAGATGGTGAATGGATTCCATGGCAATATTACAGTGgtcattgtgtacatgtgtacggTGTTCCTAACAGAGGTGTCGTCACCATAAACGATGAAACCGTGGCTCTGTGTACCGATGAATTCAGTGATATTTCTCCCCTGACTGGTGGAAACGTAGCCTTCAGTACACTAGAATCAAGACCAAGTGCTTATGATTTTGACAACAGTCCAATTTTACAG gatTGGGTAACTGCTACAGATATTTTGGTCACTTTGAACCGTTTGAACACATTTGGGGATGAAGTATTCCGTGATGCCAATGTCCTCAGATCTTACTACTATGCTATCTCAGACTTTGCTGTTGGTGGAAG GTGTAAATGTAATGGTCATGCCAGTGAATGTGTTAGGAGTACAGGGGAAAATGGTGAATATCAAACAGTGTGTCGATGTGAACATAACACTGCTGGACCTGACTGTAATGAATGCCTGCCATTCTTCAACGATGCACCATGGATGGTTGCTACAGCAACTGATGCACATGAATGCCAAG CCTGCAATTGTAATGATCTCTCAGATAGATGTTCATTTGACCAAGAACTATATGACAGGACAGGCCATGGTGGCCATTGTGTAGATTGTCGACTGAATACTGACGGACCAAACTGTGAACGGTGTAAAGATGATTTCTATAGAACATCACCCACTGCATTCTGTCAGCCATGTTACTGTAATATGACAG GTTCACAGACAACACAGTGTGATAACGCTGGTATATGTATCTGTAAACCAGGAGTCACTGGTGAGAAATGTGATCGCTGTAAGGCAGACTTCTATGACTTCTCTGTCACTGGATGCAG ACCCTGTGCCTGTACCATTGCTGGTAGTTTCAATAACGACCCAACATGTCAACCAGACACTGGTATCTGTGATTGTAAGAGGAATGTAGAAGGACTTAACTGTGACAG ATGTAAACCAGGATACTTTAACTTACAAGAAGACAATGAGTTTGGATGTAGTGCATGTTTCTGTTTTGGCCATGCTTCAGTCTGTACAGCCTCAACTGGCTATAGTGAGGACTACATAGAGTACGACTTCAGTGGAg ATCGTGCTGGATGGGTAGGTGAGGGCAGTCGAGGAGAAGAAACTGAACTTGGTTGGACAATATTCACTGCAGCCATAGGACTACAAGCACCAGATATCTATCCAACATACTTCATAGCCCCTG AGGAGATATTGGGTGATCAGAGATACAGCTATGGCAGAGACCTATCATTTACATTTAGAGTGGGTAGCGATGATGAAATCAGATTGTCATCTCAGGACATCATTATAGAAGGATCAGGCTACAGAATCTCAGCTCCATTAACAGCCAATGGCAACCCAACCCCAGCCACACCAATACAACAATATTCATTCAG ACTTCATCAGGACTCTTCCTATGGATGGTCACCATCACTGACAGCATATGAATTCCAGAGAATGTTAACAGAAATAACAGCTATCAAGATCAGAGGTTCTTACCAAGACCAAG GTGTTGGTTTTCTAGATGATGTGAGCTTGGCGACAGCATCTAGGTCTGTAGGTGCTGCAGATGAAGTCAACTGGGTAGAGTTATGTCAATGTCCTGAAGGTTATGCTGGACAACATTGTGAATCATGTGCACCAGGGTTCCGTCGTGAGACTCCAACTCTTGGACAGTACAGTCGTTGTATACCATGTGATTGTAATGGACATTCAGCAGCATGTGATGTATTGACAG GTGCTTGTCTGTGTGAACACAACACCGAAGGTGATAACTGCGAGAGATGTAAGAatggttactatggcaatgCTAGAAATGGTGAAATTGATGATTGTAAGCCATGTCCCTGTCCCAATCAAACAGCTTGTGTACAAGTGTTTGGTGGTGATGTAGTCTGTACTGATTGTGACAATGGATACACAG GAACACGATGTGAAAACTGTGCTGATGGTTACTATGGTGATCCCCATGGTGAATATGGATCACCTTCCCCTTGTAGACAATGTCTGTGTAATGGTAACATTGATTCTAATGCTGTTGGTAACTGTAATGG AACTACGGGAGAATGTTTGAAGTGTATCTATAATACAGGTGGATTCTCCTGTGATGAATGTTTACCTGGTTTCTTTGGTGATGCAGTGGCTGACCCTAAAGGACAATGTCAGG CTTGTGATTGTCTACTGGTTGGTTCATACGGTCCCGAATGTAACTCAGACAGTGGAATGTGTGAATGCCTACCCAATGTTATCGGACGTAATTGTAGTGAGTGTGAACCAGGCTATTGGGACATTGCCAGTGGTAGGGGTTGTAGGGAATGCAACTGTAACTTTATGGGATCTTTGAATGGAGAGTGTGATATCACTACTGGACAGTGTATCTGTCAACCTGGTGTCACAGGGGAGAAGTGTGATGAATGTCTAGCTAACTATTATGGATTCTCTGACGATGGCTGTACAG CATGTAATTGTGATCCTCAGGGTTCTCTAAGTCTGCAGTGTAATGAAGATGGTGACTGTGTGTGTAAAGATGGCGTCCATGGAATGAAATGTGATATGTGTGaggaaaataaatacaacttgGCTTTAGGATGTATAC CTTGTCCAGCATGTTATGACTTGGTACAGGATGCAGTAGATGAACACAGGAAGAAACTGAAAGACTTGAAGGATTTGATTGATAACATCGGTACCAACCCAGAAGCCATTAATGATGAAGACTTTGAGAAGAGGATGAAAGAGGTCAACGACACCATAAATAAGTTACTAGAAGACGCCATGATGGCTGCTGGTAATGATACAGCTTTACTGGAACATGTCCAGGACATCAAAGACAGTATTGGAGGACTACAAGACCAGCTAGGTAGAATTGGTGACAATGTTGACGATGCACAAGATTCTACTGATAAAGCCAAAGAAG atattGATGACGCAGAAGATGCCATAAAGAGAGCACAAGACACCTTGGATGACGCTGAGAGATATCTGAAAAACAGAGGACAAGATGCACTAGATAAAGCCAAGGAAGCTGCATCAGATCTTGGTGACCAGGCTGAAGAAATGCACAAGTTGGCAAAGAGAGCCAAAGAGACTGCTGCAAA ACAAGAGGCAGAGGCCATGGAGATTGAGGGCGTGGCTAATGAAGCACTGAATACATCAAATGAAGCGTTGAAACTTGCTCAAGCTGCCCTGGATAAACAAGATGACATCAgtgataaaatacaaatgttacaAGACAA ATACAATGATGCTGAGGACTTAGCTAAGGAAGCTATGATGGTTGCCCAAGAAGCACAGGAAAGAGCAGCTGAGTTATTAGATGAAGCTACCTCTATTCTGACTGATGCAAACACTCCATTACCTACTATTAATGTAGCACCTATACTTGGCAATGCTAGTGATATTGTTGATGAG GCTAATAGAATCAAAGCAGATGCTGAGCAGTTAATAGAAGACAACAGGGGTTTATTAGAAGAAGTGGCTCAGAACTCAGCTGAAGCACAAGAACTGCTACAGGATGGCAAAGCAGCCCAACAG GAGGCTGATTTCCTAATGGCTAGAGTGAATGCTGCTGAAGCCATAGCAGAGGCTGCTATCAGTCAAGGTGATAAGACAGTCAGAGAAGCTACTGAGATGCTGGAAACACTGAAAG GTTTTAATGAATTGGTGGAAAAGAGTAAGGGTGCAGCAGAAGAAGCTCTTCTAAATATACCAGAAATAGAGAGAATAATTAAAGAAGCTAATGACACTGCCAATGAAGCTAATGATGCAATCAAAGGTGCTGAATCTGATGCTCTCGATGCCAGAGATATTGCCAAGGATGCTGAAACTATTGCTGGAGAAGCATCTGAT GGTGCTGGTCAGGTGAAAGATGATGCAGAAGAGACTTTGAATGATGCTCAAGGTCTAAGTGATGAAGCTAAACAGTTAATGTCGGATGTTGGTGATACAAAGGATGAATTAAATGATTTGAATAACCAGGCTGATAATGATGCACAGTTAGCACAGGAG GCATTAATGAAAGCTAATGAAGCTAAACGAAATGCACAAGAGGCCTCAGATGCCGTACAGAAAGCTTTGGATGATGTCAATAAGTTACTTGACGATTTGG CTAATTTAGATCCAATTGACTTGGATAGACTAGTCCAGTTAGAACAGGATCTGATAGATACCAATGACACCTTACAAGACGCTGGTATCCCACAGAAGGTGGATGACCTCAGACAAGCCAAAATGCAGCAGGAAGAGTGGATAGCTGAGTACACTACTGCTCTAGAAGATCTCCGTCCTGCAGTCGACAACATCAGAGAGATCCGGGACTCACTTCCAAATGAATGCTATAGGCAAGAGAAGATAGAGAATCCACCATAA